Below is a genomic region from Tepidiforma bonchosmolovskayae.
CGTTCATCGGGGAGGGGTTCGGACATGGCGGTGCAGGTTGAGGGTAGCACCGCGGAGGGTTGTGGGGGGTAAGGGGCGGGCTAGCGGTCGGCATCAGTCCAAATAAGGAGGTTCATGGACTCCATGCCTGCGGGTGCACTGAAGAACAGCATTTCGAACGTCCCCTGCTGACCGGGCGCGAGGGTGCTCGGGGTCGCGAAGTCGAAGTCGACGCGCACCACGAGTCCGGCCGAGTTGACGTAGGCGCCGTAGACCTCGACGAACTTGTACGTGACGGGGGAGTTGTTGCGGACCGTGCCGACGACGTGGAGGACCCCGATGCTGTCCCGGTAGACGTTGGTGACGGTGGCGTTGAGGCCGGTGATGGGCGGCCGGGAAGCGATGTCGTAATCGGAGATGAGGGCCTCGACGCTGACGATGCCGGGCGGCGGGTTCAGAAGCAGCACGGAGAACGGGGAGCTTCCGCCGGCCGGGATGATTGTGACGTCAGCGAAGCTCCAGTCGGTGGCCAGGAGCTGGCCAGAGGCGCCGTAGAAGCGGGCCGAGACTTCGACGAACTCGACCGGCGTTGACAGCCCATTGATGACCAGGCCAACGACCCAGATGTTCCCCAACGAGTCGACATACCAGCTGACGCCCTGGAGGCGCACCCCTGAAGGCTGGGGCGTCGGAGTGGGCGTAGGCGGCCGCGGAGTGGGCGTGGCGGCCGGTGCGGTTGGGGTCGGCGTGGACGGGCGGGGCGTCGGCGTCGCGGTCGGCGGGAGCGGCGTCGGGGTGGGAGGCGGCGGGGCGGCGCCTTCGTCGCGGGCCACCATGGGGACGACTGCGCGGGGCGCGAAGGTCTGGCTTTCGGCCCCGGGGCTATCGAGGGCGGACGCCGCGACAAGCGCGGCGAAGGCCAGGAGGGCGACGAGAAGGAGCGCGGGTCGCGGCACGGTCCGCTCCTGCAGGCAAAGATGACGCGGCATATTAGCATATGGATGCGACAGCTCCTGACGCCTTTTGCTTCCACGACACAATTGCTTGCGCGGGCGGCGGCCTGCGGGCAGAATGCGAACATCTGTGCGAGGAGGGCACGCGATGGCGAAGCCGCCGCCCAGCTACCCCGTCCCGGCCGTCCGGCCGGTCCCGCCTGCGGTCGTCGCGGAGCGGCTGGTGGGCGACCTCGTGCAGAAGGGGTCCGAGACGTGGGTCCGCCGGCTGGCGGAGGAGCCGGCCCGGTTCGCAGACTGGCCGGAAGGGCTCGATCCGCGGCTGACCGCGGCCCTGGCGGGGCGGGGCATCGCCCGGCCGTACGCCCACCAGGCGCGGGCCATCGCGGCAGCGCTCGATGGGCGGAACACGGTGGTGGTGACCCCCACCGCGAGCGGGAAAACCCTCTGCTACAACGTGCCGGTGCTCGACCGGGTGCTGAAGGACCGCTCGGCGCGGGCGCTCTACCTGTTCCCGACGAAGGCGCTGGCGCAGGACCAGCTGGACGAGCTGCATGGGCTGATCGGCGCGGTCGGGGCAGCGATCGGGACGTTCACGTACGACGGCGACACGCCGGCAGATGCGCGGCGGGCGGTGCGGCAGGCCGGCCATATCGTGCTGACGAACCCGGACATGCTGCACACGGCGATCCTGCCGCACCACACGAAGTGGGTGCAGCTGTTCGAAAGCCTCGAATTCGTGGTGATCGACGAGCTGCACACCTACCGCGGGGTCTTCGGGAGCCACGTGGCGAACGTCATCCGGCGGCTGCGGCGCATCTGCCAGTTCTACGGGAGCGACCCGACGTTCATCCTCTGCTCGGCGACGATTGCGAACCCGGGCGAGCTGGCGGAGCGGCTGATCGGCGACGCGGTGGAGGTTATCGACGAGAACGGAGCGCCGCGGGGCGAGCGCATCGTGGTGGTGCACAACCCGCCGGTGGTGAACCGGGAGCTGGGCATCCGGCAGTCGTCGCTCAAGGCAGCGCGGGATATCGCGGCGCAGCTCATCCGCTCGGGGGTGCAGACGATCGTGTTCGCGCCGAGCCGGGTGCGGGTCGAACTCCTGCTGACCTACCTCCGGGAGGCGCTGCGCGAGAAGCCGGGCGACCCCGAACGGGTCGCTGGTTACCGGGGCGGCTACCTGCCGAACGAGCGGCGCGCCATCGAGCGGGGGCTGCGGGAGGGGACCGTGCGCGGGGTGGTGGCAACGAATGCGCTCGAACTGGGCATCGATATCGGCGGGATGGGGGCAACCGTGGTGACCGGCTACCCGGGGTCGCTGGCGAGCCTGTGGCAGCAGTTCGGGCGGGCCGGGCGCGCGCGGGAGAGTTCGCTGGCGGTGCTGGTGGCCTCGTCGAACCCGCTGGACCAGTACGTGGCGCACCACCCGGAGTTCCTCTTCGAGCGCGGGGTGGAGGCGGCAGCGATCGATCCGGACAACCCGTACATCCTCGCGAGCCACCTGAAGTGCGCGGCCTTCGAGCTGCCGTTCGCGAACGGGGAGCAGTTCGGGGCGCACGGCGAGGTGATGCTCGACATCCTCGCTGAGGAGGGTGTGCTGCAGCAGGCGAACGGGCGGTACTACTGGATGTCGGAGGCGTACCCGGCGGAGGAGGTTTCGCTGCGGACGGCGAGCACGGACAACTTCGTCATCATCGAACAGGGGCCGAAGCCGCGGGTCATCGGCGAGTGCGACCGGCCGAGCGCGCCGCTGCTCATCCACGAGGATGCGATCTACATCCACCGGGGCCAGCAGTACCAGGTGGAGCACCTGGACTGGGACGACAAGAAGGCGTACGTGCGGGCGGTGGCGGTGGACTACTACACGGACGCGCAGCTGGCGGTGGAGCTGAAAGTGATTGCGCGGGAGCGAGAGGCAGCTGCCGCCGCGGGGGCCTGGGAGCTCGGCGAGGTGGCGGTGACGTTCCTTGCGACGATTTTCAAGAAGGTGAAGCTGCACACGCACGAGAACGTCGGCTGGGGGCAGATCGCCATCCCCGAGGAGAACATGCACACCGCGTCGGCGTGGCTGACCTTCGACGAGCGGGCGACGGCGGGCCTGGGGCGGGACGAGCTGGCGCTCGGGCTCGAAGGGGTCGCGCATGTGCTGCGGAACCTGGCGCCCGTGTTCTGCCTGTGCGATGCGCGGGACCTGGGGGCGGATGCGCAGGTGCGGTCGCCCTCGACGGGCAAGCCGACGGTGTACCTGTACGACATGGTCCCGGGCGGCATTGGGCTGGCGGAGCGGGTGTTCGAGGCGCGGGACCGGATCGTCGCCGCGTGCCTGGAGGCGGTGCGGGGGTGCGGGTGCGAGAACGGCTGCCCCTCGTGCGTGGGACCGCAGGCGGAACGGAACAGCCCGGCGAAACGCTCGGCAGCGGTGCTGCTGGAGCGCCTCGCCGGGCACAGCGGGTAGGCGCCGCCGGGGTCAGGCGGTGACGATGTCCTTCTCCATCGGGCCGAGAAGGCCGAGGAGCTCGTTCTTCTCCCGCTCCGGGACTTTGAACTGGTCGAGGGCCTTCACGAGGTCTTCGACGAGGGCGTCGAAGTGGGCCTTCGTAATCATCATGCCGGCGTGGGCGGTCTTCATGTCGCGGCCGGTGTACTTTTCGGGGCCGCCGGTGGCCTGGCCGATCTGGTTGACGAGGTGCATCTTGAGGGTGGGGATGTCGGTGTTGGCGAAGAATTTGTTGATGCGGGTATCGGCGGCGACGTTGGCGACGAAGGCATCGACGACGGCGGTGATGGCCGGTTTTCCGCCGAGGCGGTCGTAGAGCTTGGCCTGGCCGGGCGCAGTGGGGACCGGCGTGGGCATGGATTTCTTGTCGTCGTCGCTGCAGCCGACGACGAGGAAGGCGCCGCCGAAGACGGCGACGGCCCCCGCGCTGCGGAGGAAGGCGCGGCGGTTCTGGGCACCGCGAGCGATGATGGAACGGGATTCGGACATCAGGATCGACTCCTTGCTGCGAAAGCTGACCGGTACTACGCAGGGGAGGCGCGGGGTGATGAACCGGGCTGCGCGGGCCTTTACCGGGCGTTTCCGCCGGGCGGCGGGACGAAGGGGCCGTGCGCGGCTTCGAGCCGTTCGTACGCACCCGGGAGGAAGTGGCGCGGGCCGCAGCCCGGCCGCCAGGCGGGGAAGGCGCCCCAGTCAATCGGCGGCGGCGCGGCACCGGTGACGGCCTGGAGGCGCCCGAAGAGGCCCTCCCAGTCGGCCCGGGCGAAGCCGACGAAGCGGAGCTGCTCCTCGCCGGCGGGGCCGGCGAGGATAACCGTGGGCACGGCGTCGATGCCGTAGCGCCAGGCGGTTTCGAGGGCGGCGTCATCGAGCACAGGGCAGGCGAAGCCCGCGGCTTCGAGAGCGGCGCGGTCGGCAGGCGCGTCCTGGGCGACGACCCAGAGGTCGAGGTCGGCGCCATACGCGCCGCAGACGGCGGCGAGGACGGGGAGGGAGAGCTGGCAGGTTGGGCACTCGTGCCACCAGAAGATGAGCAGCGCG
It encodes:
- a CDS encoding group I truncated hemoglobin; the encoded protein is MSESRSIIARGAQNRRAFLRSAGAVAVFGGAFLVVGCSDDDKKSMPTPVPTAPGQAKLYDRLGGKPAITAVVDAFVANVAADTRINKFFANTDIPTLKMHLVNQIGQATGGPEKYTGRDMKTAHAGMMITKAHFDALVEDLVKALDQFKVPEREKNELLGLLGPMEKDIVTA
- a CDS encoding TlpA family protein disulfide reductase, which codes for MLLPPFTLPDQVGQPRAFPSGRHALLIFWWHECPTCQLSLPVLAAVCGAYGADLDLWVVAQDAPADRAALEAAGFACPVLDDAALETAWRYGIDAVPTVILAGPAGEEQLRFVGFARADWEGLFGRLQAVTGAAPPPIDWGAFPAWRPGCGPRHFLPGAYERLEAAHGPFVPPPGGNAR
- a CDS encoding DEAD/DEAH box helicase, with translation MAKPPPSYPVPAVRPVPPAVVAERLVGDLVQKGSETWVRRLAEEPARFADWPEGLDPRLTAALAGRGIARPYAHQARAIAAALDGRNTVVVTPTASGKTLCYNVPVLDRVLKDRSARALYLFPTKALAQDQLDELHGLIGAVGAAIGTFTYDGDTPADARRAVRQAGHIVLTNPDMLHTAILPHHTKWVQLFESLEFVVIDELHTYRGVFGSHVANVIRRLRRICQFYGSDPTFILCSATIANPGELAERLIGDAVEVIDENGAPRGERIVVVHNPPVVNRELGIRQSSLKAARDIAAQLIRSGVQTIVFAPSRVRVELLLTYLREALREKPGDPERVAGYRGGYLPNERRAIERGLREGTVRGVVATNALELGIDIGGMGATVVTGYPGSLASLWQQFGRAGRARESSLAVLVASSNPLDQYVAHHPEFLFERGVEAAAIDPDNPYILASHLKCAAFELPFANGEQFGAHGEVMLDILAEEGVLQQANGRYYWMSEAYPAEEVSLRTASTDNFVIIEQGPKPRVIGECDRPSAPLLIHEDAIYIHRGQQYQVEHLDWDDKKAYVRAVAVDYYTDAQLAVELKVIAREREAAAAAGAWELGEVAVTFLATIFKKVKLHTHENVGWGQIAIPEENMHTASAWLTFDERATAGLGRDELALGLEGVAHVLRNLAPVFCLCDARDLGADAQVRSPSTGKPTVYLYDMVPGGIGLAERVFEARDRIVAACLEAVRGCGCENGCPSCVGPQAERNSPAKRSAAVLLERLAGHSG